The Chaetodon auriga isolate fChaAug3 chromosome 3, fChaAug3.hap1, whole genome shotgun sequence genome has a window encoding:
- the LOC143318405 gene encoding retinol dehydrogenase 8, with amino-acid sequence MNQKVVLITGCSSGIGLALAARIAKDEKKRFMVYATMRNLSKAEPLVEAADRTLGRTLEIKQLDVCNEDSIKACVDSLPERRVDILISNAGMGLIGPIECQSIDEMKTVMDTNFFGLVRLLKEILPDMKRRKKGHIVVISSVMGIQGILFNDIYAASKFAVEGFCESLAVQALRFNLNISLIEPGPVITEFERKVYDEGLKTDLSKADQVTADMFTNIYLKNYKQIFETLGQTADDIAEHTLKIITMENPPFRHQTNTLYTPMTTLKYADPNGDLPIDTFYKMVFEHDKVFNASLNFLKLLRWRSRKSFTLDKDKSN; translated from the exons ATGAACCAGAAGGTGGTACTCATCACAGGCTGCTCCTCTGGGATCGGCCTCGCCTTGGCTGCCCGCATCGcaaaagatgagaagaaaaggTTCATGG TCTATGCCACCATGAGGAACCTGAGCAAGGCCGAGCCGCTGGTCGAGGCAGCGGATCGGACTCTGGGCAGGACTTTGGAGATCAAACAGCTGGACGTGTGTAACGAGGACTCCATCAAAGCCTGCGTGGACAGCCTGCCCGAGCGCAGGGTGGACATTCTCA TAAGTAATGCTGGGATGGGTCTGATCGGACCCATCGAGTGTCAGTCTATTGAtgagatgaagactgtgatggaCACCAACTTCTTCGGGCTGGTGCGGCTGCTGAAGGAAATCCTGCCTgacatgaagaggaggaaaaagggcCACATTGTGGTCATTAGCAGCGTCATGGGCATCCAGG GAATTTTATTCAATGACATCTACGCAGCATCCAAGTTTGCAGTGGAAGGCTTCTGTGAAAGCTTAGCCGTTCAAGCCCTGAGGTTTAACCTCAA catCAGCCTGATCGAGCCTGGACCGGTGATAACAGAGTTTGAGCGGAAAGTCTACGACGAGGGCTTGAAGACTGATCTCAGTAAAGCTGACCAAGTGACTGCTGACATGTTCACGAACATCTACTTGAAGAACTACAAACAAATCTTCGAAACCCTCGGGCAGACTGCTGATGATATAGCAGAG CATACTCTCAAGATCATCACCATGGAGAATCCGCCTTTCCGTCATCAGACAAACACGCTTTACACCCCTATGACCACACTCAAATATGCTGACCCCAACGGCGACCTCCCGATTGACACGTTTTACAAAATGGTGTTTGAGCATGACAAGGTTTTCAACGCCAGTCTGAACTTCCTCAAACTTCTGCGCTGGAGAAGTCGAAAGAGCTTTACTTTGGATAAGGACAAGAGCAACTAA